The following are encoded in a window of Haemorhous mexicanus isolate bHaeMex1 chromosome 7, bHaeMex1.pri, whole genome shotgun sequence genomic DNA:
- the ZNF518A gene encoding zinc finger protein 518A, which yields MSSEEEHFFGDRKQISFLQHNALKNFSTDITLKKELVSDPSSMTIQPAIFDVNLTYGLKNVKIELPKVNIPNEVLMKHEVDRFRRLFQCKQQTARKSLSLEKISGSNLSCSEGSHLQIKPEVQFEEGLKTAAKILNFTCTKCKDNIRYSPNDLQKHFQLLHYGELPLYPCEMCNFSANDFQSFKQHRRIHRSTLVKCELCNDEQIYTLLALTKHFISKHCVNGHFQCEKCGFSTYDVGTFVQHIHKHKEIPYKCGKCHQENFTEEELQNHLLVHTSMFSFGCPYCSYSTSRKDYLLKHIIALHRDHLIAKEKLEKDKYEKRIVKTPAGLKLVLRRYKMGASKKPLWRRKKISSGSDSAGEENTQVLRSVNKIQPNAEELNQCMRDVETNEEKDQVKYVEKHHFIRGMLSATTAQYNKADDGTNYGLGLLKSAVHGPTVLMVKNNKISVPANYSAKFMGFKMVDGKQHIVIKLLPTSKQNEYLLGQKVDPVKDGSAAPLLQTADPCGLSSGAIPHVSDQSTLKNNCVHPVTSPPFSCPAPHSGKTKVEKQNNSVLYGRSVSETVAPSNIAEGKSPNCLPMKLDSTVPPHEAVAKVGTQTSISWGSFCSSSHPQVLSPAITNTLHYDPMKMPYFPELKMQNGGLNNSNGTNNLCYSTSVDSSNEGLLSFHNYSKIDSLDNPCSIWTSTDDRYKEFSKRGSFQNSRNELPSSHSESMKGLKAEKIVSAQSSINKTYKHVNTKNNSVSFKSQSQCGVDSECFTEDKHNGRQYLDTNIEQGFQNVAEKFQEKASDGVNSFLMPKITSVFSLQSEQAANYLSPEINQLLQDVLKVKATSQQEFQSKTNCVKLRSDKLLSGPETGNAACMHLRSSATACGFQRPPPNVHFPLYKREFNTRYSTNGGTCYGRERQTPKTSLDSQDLDKFSRTSGVGTLLKTPTDEFTQQLVKDKVLSATQNPSSFSPVLPVLQEQKKALFVQSLPSRFFVPFHLSNQSRQHVVSGKSLPSTSSSDVTKGVPASCVSNKGPGMILTFSGAAGTVANAVNDSSQVLGGIVSREFGKISASEVKGRNGNFRNIRSSCNGEVCGTVNDSLDSMPFKAPLVVTNSSESSAKATSSVKVLPEYQDAVFGSLESVKQQEIKQEQHVYALSPDGQQGVFLKCLTPNKPVLHKPIFFQDNAHQNCQPKKTGAMQQQPLLKIRTRTSDTLSDNTQSVSNSVPSLQVDNLQSLTPALAQKQTNISFNDALNLPGGLMPANASLASSNPACRVPPVEPVYSAKSAGTRLQKCSIESMQVIAANKRNNSACQKSTWSTQNRTAKVKPNLKQAGSKSSGTVGGQRSKNFKRKRKASCPEPPRKKAMLHRKCKEKNQAEIVGESGSPYKPRASKKTVRTLKLLPFNSNQLVKCPRRNQPVVVLNHPDADVPEVVNVMKTIAKFKGHVLKVLLSKRTVEALLQPDFCNPSDGTTDNFSQKRYRTIKPLNPVKERFVLKLTLKKTSKNNYQIVKTTSNNTLKAKFSCWFCGRIFDNQDNWVGHGQRHLMEATRDWNSLMKR from the coding sequence ATGTCATCTGAAGAGGAACACTTTTTTGGTGACAGAAAGCAAATCAGTTTCTTACAACACAATGCTCTGAAGAATTTTTCTACAGACATTACTTTGAAAAAAGAACTGGTGAGTGATCCTTCAAGTATGACGATTCAACCAGCAATTTTCGATGTCAATCTCACTTATGGACTAAAAAATGTGAAGATTGAATTACCCAAGGTGAACATTCCAAATGAAGTATTAATGAAACATGAAGTTGATAGGTTTAGAAGACTCTTTCAGTGTAAGCAGCAAACTGCGAGGAAATCCTTAAGTCTAGAGAAAATAAGTGGAAGCAATCTCAGTTGTTCAGAAGGAAGCCACTTGCAAATTAAACCAGAAGTGCAATTTGAAGAAGGGTtgaaaactgcagcaaaaatactgaatttcacTTGTACGAAGTGCAAGGATAACATTAGATACAGCCCAAATGACctacagaaacattttcagcTGTTACACTATGGTGAGTTGCCTCTGTATCCTTGTGAGATGTGCAACTTCTCAGCTAATGACTTTCAGTCGTTTAAACAGCACAGACGCATCCATCGTAGCACTTTAGTAAAATGTGAGCTCTGTAATGATGAGCAGATATACACTTTGTTGGCTTTGACAAAACACTTCATATCAAAGCATTGTGTAAATGGACACTTCCAGTGTGAAAAATGTGGGTTTTCTACCTATGATGTGGGTACATTTGTTCAGCACATTCACAAACATAAGGAGATTCCCTATAAATGTGGAAAATGCCATCAAGAAAACTTTACAGAAGAGGAGCTCCAAAATCATCTCCTTGTTCATACCAgtatgttttcttttggttgtCCTTATTGCAGTTACAGCACATCGCGGAAAGATTATCTTTTAAAACACATCATAGCTTTACACAGAGACCACTtaattgcaaaagaaaaactggaaaaggataaatatgaaaaaagaaTAGTAAAGACTCCAGCAGGACTGAAGCTTGTGTTAAGAAGGTATAAAATGGGAgcatcaaaaaaacccctctggagACGGAAGAAGATAAGCAGTGGAAGTGACAgtgctggagaagaaaatacaCAAGTGCTAAGAAGTGTGAATAAAATTCAGCCAAATGCTGAGGAGCTGAACCAGTGTATGAGAGACGTGGAAACAAATGAAGAGAAAGATCAAGTTAAATACGTGGAAAAGCATCATTTCATACGTGGAATGCTCTCTGCTACTACTGCACAATACAATAAGGCAGATGATGGGACAAATTATGGCCTGGGATTATTGAAAAGTGCTGTTCATGGGCCAACAGTATTGATggttaaaaacaataaaatatctGTACCAGCAAATTACAGTGCTAAATTTATGGGCTTTAAAATGGTAGATGGAAAACAACATATTGTTATAAAATTACTACCTACAAGTAAGCAAAATGAATATTTGTTGGGTCAGAAAGTTGATCCTGTTAAAGATGgttctgcagctcctttgctACAGACTGCTGATCCCTGTGGCTTGTCTTCAGGTGCTATACCACATGTAAGTGATCAGTCGACTTTAAAGAACAATTGTGTTCATCCAGTGACCTCTCCGCCGTTTTCTTGTCCTGCTCCTcattctggaaaaacaaaagtggaaaaacaaaataactcCGTATTGTATGGTAGGAGTGTTTCTGAAACTGTAGCACCTTCTAATATAGCTGAAGGAAAAAGTCCAAATTGTTTGCCAATGAAGCTGGACTCAACTGTACCTCCACATGAAGCGGTAGCAAAAGTTGGAACTCAAACTAGTATCTCATGGGGAAGCTTTTGTTCTTCAAGTCATCCTCAGGTATTATCACCCGCTATTACAAATACCCTTCATTATGACCCTATGAAAATGCCCTACTTTCCTgaactgaaaatgcaaaatggTGGCCTGAATAATAGCAATGGAACTAATAATCTTTGTTATTCAACCTCAGTGGATTCATCTAATGAAGGGTTGTTGTCTTTTCACAACTATTCCAAAATAGACTCTTTGGATAATCCATGTAGCATTTGGACGTCAACAGATGACAGGTACAAAGAATTTAGCAAAAGAGGTTCTTTTCAAAACAGTCGAAATGAACTTCCATCTTCACATTCAGAGTCAATGAAAGGtttgaaagcagagaaaattgtGTCAGCCCAATCAAGTATTAATAAAACTTACAAACACGTAAACACTAAGAATAATTCTGTGTCTTTTAAGAGCCAATCTCAATGTGGTGTTGACAGCGAGTGTTTTACAGAGGACAAACATAATGGCCGACAGTATTTGGACACTAACATAGAGCAAGGCTTTCAGAACGTAGCTgagaaattccaggaaaaagcCTCAGATGGTGTTAACTCTTTCTTAATGCCTAAAATCACATCTGTTTTCTCGTTACAAAGTGAGCAGGCAGCTAATTATTTATCGCCTGAGATAAACCAATTACTGCAAGATGTGTTAAAAGTAAAAGCAACTTCTCAGCAGGAGTTCCAGAGCAAGACTAACTGTGTCAAACTTCGTTCTGATAAGCTGCTTTCTGGTCCTGAGACCGGGAATGCAGCCTGCATGCATTTAAGAAGCTCTGCAACCGCGTGTGGTTTTCAGAGGCCTCCTCCTAATGTACACTTCCCTTTATATAAGAGAGAGTTCAACACAAGATATAGCACAAATGGAGGTACATGTTATGGGAGAGAAAGACAGACACCCAAAACATCACTTGATTCCCAGGATCTGGACAAATTTTCCAGAACTTCAGGTGTTGGTACATTGCTAAAAACTCCTACAGATGAGTTTACACAGCAGTTAGTAAAAGATAAAGTACTGTCTGCAACTCAAAATCCTAGCAGCTTTTCACCAGTTTTGCCTGTTCTTCAGGAACAAAAGAAAGCCCTTTTTGTTCAGTCCCTTCCGTCACGATTTTTCGTTCCTTTCCACCTTTCTAACCAATCTAGACAGCACGTGGTGTCAGGAAAATCTCTTCCATCAACCAGTTCATCAGATGTTACTAAAGGTGTACCTGCATCTTGTGTTTCAAATAAAGGACCTGGAATGATTTTGACTTTTAGCGGGGCAGCTGGAACAGTTGCAAATGCCGTTAATGATAGTTCTCAGGTTTTAGGGGGAATTGTATCCAGAGAATTTGGGAAAATATCAGCTTCAGAAGTGAAGGGGAGAAATGGCAATTTTAGAAATATAAGAAGTTCCTGTAATGGGGAAGTATGCGGTACAGTAAATGACTCGTTGGATAGTATGCCATTCAAAGCACCTCTTGTAGTTACAAACTCATCAGAGTCATCTGCGAAGGCAACTTCTTCTGTGAAGGTGTTACCAGAGTACCAGGATGCTGTCTTTGGTTCTTTGGAGTCAGTAAAACAACAGGAAATTAAACAGGAACAACATGTTTATGCACTTTCGCCTGATGGACAGCAGGGAGtttttctgaagtgtttgaCACCAAACAAGCCTGTACTTcataaaccaattttttttcaggataatGCTCATCAGAATTGTCAACCAAAGAAAACTGGAGCCATGCAACAACAGCCTTTGCTGAAAATAAGAACTCGTACTTCGGATACACTGTCTGATAACACTCAGTCAGTAAGCAACTCGGTGCCCTCACTACAGGTGGATAACTTGCAGTCCCTTACTCCTGCACTAGCACAGAAACAAACTAATATTAGTTTTAATGATGCCTTAAACTTACCAGGTGGGTTAATGCCAGCAAATGCCTCTTTGGCAAGCTCCAATCCAGCGTGTCGTGTTCCTCCTGTAGAACCTGTTTATTCTGCTAAATCTGCAGGGACGCGGTTGCAGAAATGTTCTATCGAGAGTATGCAAGTAATAGCTGCTAACAAGAGGAATAACTCTGCTTGTCAGAAGTCCACGTGGAGCACCCAAAATAGAACTGCAAAAGTAAAACCTAATTTGAAACAAGCTGGATCTAAAAGTTCGGGAACTGTGGGTGGGCAAAGAAGCAAGAATTTCAAACGTAAAAGGAAGGCTAGTTGCCCAGAACCTCCTAGAAAGAAAGCAATGTTGCACAGAAAGTGTAAAGAAAAGAATCAAGCTGAAATAGTTGGTGAATCAGGTAGCCCTTACAAACCAAGGGCATCAAAAAAAACTGTGAGGACTTTGAAATTACTCCCTTTTAATTCTAACCAGCTTGTAAAATGCCCCCGGAGAAATCAACCAGTTGTTGTGCTTAATCATCCTGATGCAGATGTTCCAGAAGTTGTAAATGTAATGAAAACTATTGCTAAATTTAAGGGACATGTTCTTAAGGTTTTATTGTCAAAAAGAACTGTTGAAGCTCTTCTGCAGCCAGACTTCTGCAATCCTTCGGATGGAACTACTGataatttttctcaaaaaagaTACAGgacaataaaaccccttaacCCTGTAAAAGAAAGATTTGTCTTAAAATTGACACTGAAAAAGACTAGCAAAAACAATTACCAGATTGTGAAAACTACCTCTAATAATACCTTGAAAGCTAAGTTTAGCTGCTGGTTTTGTGGTAGAATATTTGACAATCAGGATAATTGGGTAGGACATGGACAGAGGCATCTGATGGAGGCTACTCGAGATTGGAATTCATTAATGAAACGATGA
- the BLNK gene encoding B-cell linker protein isoform X4: MDKLNRLTVPAGEKFRKLQKMVHDIKKNESGIINKFKNLKKKPPPSLPQRDYASEHADNEEEQWSDDFDSDYENPDDHSDSEMYVVPSEENPDDSYEPPPSEKEKKKIPSAFPISRGEYADNRTGHQKLPPINKPLPSTPSPAMSRPKKPCVPSMPLPSPAAKPKVPPKPKECSDDEDNYIVPVDNDDDNYIEPTEGSVSLPTRSPGNRFMKTTKPAPPISPKPSLTSVMQEVYEVPEEEEKPSPPPVTRFTKPLMFMPVQNTEHSHMHSMTRESPKQDNSRNILPLPRSRLHPKTDHEANNNDESQRFNNTQESRFPTGAAPSPLPRGLKKASNAVISPKPCLPSRETLTANEEKPMVPERRRNSSQELPLPPLPSGAQKPLLQKPSILPKVPEAVNRSLGASPPSSTSCVSSSADQDAGVHSKAWYAATCDRKMAEDALYRSNKDGSFLIRKSSGQDSRQPYTLVVFYNRRVYNIPIRFIESTRQYALGREKSGEERFDSVAEIVENHQRTSLVLIDSQNNTKDSTKLKYIVRVS; the protein is encoded by the exons CCTAAAAAAAAAGCCTCCGCCAAGTCTGCCACAAAGGGATTATGCTTCAG AGCACGCAGACAATGAAGAGGAACAATGGTCAGATGATTTT GACAGTGATTATGAAAATCCAGATGACCACTCTGATTCTGAGATGTATGTGGTCCCCAGTGAAGAGAATCCTGATGACAGCTATGAGCCACCTCCAagtgagaaggagaaaaagaagattcCCTCTGCATTCCCTATTTCTAGGGGTGAATATGCAG ACAATCGCACCGGTCACCAGAAGCTTCCTCCCATCAACAAACCCCTCCCAAGTACACCCAGTCCAGCCATGTCCAGACCAAAGAAACCATGTGTGCCATCCATGCCATTGccatctcctgctgcaaaaCCAAAAGTGCCACCCAAGCCTAAGGAGTGCAGTGATGATGAG GATAACTACATTGTGCCAGTGGACAATGATGATGATAACTATATTGAACCCACAGAAGGCAGTGTGTCACTACCTACAAGAT cACCTGGGAACAGATTTATGAAGACAACAAAGCCAGCCCCCCCTATTTCTCCAAAGCCTTCTCTTACTTCTGTTATGCAAG AAGTCTACGAGGTTCCTGAAGAAGAG GAAAaaccatcaccaccaccagTAACCAG GTTCACCAAGCCACTCATGTTTATGCCTGTTCAGAATACAGAGCACTCCCACATGCACAGCATGACCAGAGAGTCACCTAAGCAGGATAATTCCAG aaatattttgcctCTCCCCAGAAGTCGTCTTCATCCAAAAACA GACCATGAAGCAAACAATAATGATGAAA GTCAGAGGTTCAATAACACACAAGAATCCAGATTTcccactggagcagctccatctcCGTTACCAAGGGGCCT CAAGAAGGCTTCTAATGCAGTAATTTCACCA AAACCGTGTTTACCTTCCAGAGAGACCTTAACTGCAAATGAAG AAAAACCTATGGTACCAGAACGACGGCGCAATTCCAGCCAGGAACTTCCACTTCCCCCCCTTCCAAGTGGTGCCCAAAA GCCTCTGCTCCAAAAGCCCTCAATTCTGCCAA aAGTGCCAGAAGCTGTAAACCGTTCTCTGGGtgcttcccctcccagcagcacttcATGTGTTTCAAGTTCTGCAGACCAG GATGCTGGTGTTCACAGTAAAGCATGGTATGCTGCTACCTGTGATAGGAAAATGGCAGAAGATGCATTGTACCGATCAAACAAG GATGGATCTTTTCTAATAAGGAAGAGTTCTGGGCAGGACTCACGGCAGCCATATACACTGGTTGTGTTTTACAACAGAAGAGTGTACAACATTCCTATACGATTTATTGAATCAACAAGGCAATATGCACTGGGCAGAGAAAAAAGTGGTGAAGAG CGCTTCGACAGTGTTGCTGAAATAGTAGAGAATCATCAGCGCACCTCCCTGGTTCTAATTGACAGCCAAAACAATACAAAAGACTCTacaaaactgaaatatattGTAAGAGTTTCTTAA
- the BLNK gene encoding B-cell linker protein isoform X3, whose translation MDKLNRLTVPAGEKFRKLQKMVHDIKKNESGIINKFKKFQNEQVALIYKTGKDTWDRLKKKPPPSLPQRDYASEHADNEEEQWSDDFDSDYENPDDHSDSEMYVVPSEENPDDSYEPPPSEKEKKKIPSAFPISRGEYADNRTGHQKLPPINKPLPSTPSPAMSRPKKPCVPSMPLPSPAAKPKVPPKPKECSDDEDNYIVPVDNDDDNYIEPTEGSVSLPTRSPGNRFMKTTKPAPPISPKPSLTSVMQEVYEVPEEEEKPSPPPVTRFTKPLMFMPVQNTEHSHMHSMTRESPKQDNSRNILPLPRSRLHPKTDHEANNNDESQRFNNTQESRFPTGAAPSPLPRGLKKASNAVISPKPCLPSRETLTANEEKPMVPERRRNSSQELPLPPLPSGAQKPLLQKPSILPKVPEAVNRSLGASPPSSTSCVSSSADQDAGVHSKAWYAATCDRKMAEDALYRSNKDGSFLIRKSSGQDSRQPYTLVVFYNRRVYNIPIRFIESTRQYALGREKSGEERFDSVAEIVENHQRTSLVLIDSQNNTKDSTKLKYIVRVS comes from the exons GTTCCAAAATGAACAAGTGGCCTTAATTTACAAAACTGGGAAAGATACTTGGGATCG CCTAAAAAAAAAGCCTCCGCCAAGTCTGCCACAAAGGGATTATGCTTCAG AGCACGCAGACAATGAAGAGGAACAATGGTCAGATGATTTT GACAGTGATTATGAAAATCCAGATGACCACTCTGATTCTGAGATGTATGTGGTCCCCAGTGAAGAGAATCCTGATGACAGCTATGAGCCACCTCCAagtgagaaggagaaaaagaagattcCCTCTGCATTCCCTATTTCTAGGGGTGAATATGCAG ACAATCGCACCGGTCACCAGAAGCTTCCTCCCATCAACAAACCCCTCCCAAGTACACCCAGTCCAGCCATGTCCAGACCAAAGAAACCATGTGTGCCATCCATGCCATTGccatctcctgctgcaaaaCCAAAAGTGCCACCCAAGCCTAAGGAGTGCAGTGATGATGAG GATAACTACATTGTGCCAGTGGACAATGATGATGATAACTATATTGAACCCACAGAAGGCAGTGTGTCACTACCTACAAGAT cACCTGGGAACAGATTTATGAAGACAACAAAGCCAGCCCCCCCTATTTCTCCAAAGCCTTCTCTTACTTCTGTTATGCAAG AAGTCTACGAGGTTCCTGAAGAAGAG GAAAaaccatcaccaccaccagTAACCAG GTTCACCAAGCCACTCATGTTTATGCCTGTTCAGAATACAGAGCACTCCCACATGCACAGCATGACCAGAGAGTCACCTAAGCAGGATAATTCCAG aaatattttgcctCTCCCCAGAAGTCGTCTTCATCCAAAAACA GACCATGAAGCAAACAATAATGATGAAA GTCAGAGGTTCAATAACACACAAGAATCCAGATTTcccactggagcagctccatctcCGTTACCAAGGGGCCT CAAGAAGGCTTCTAATGCAGTAATTTCACCA AAACCGTGTTTACCTTCCAGAGAGACCTTAACTGCAAATGAAG AAAAACCTATGGTACCAGAACGACGGCGCAATTCCAGCCAGGAACTTCCACTTCCCCCCCTTCCAAGTGGTGCCCAAAA GCCTCTGCTCCAAAAGCCCTCAATTCTGCCAA aAGTGCCAGAAGCTGTAAACCGTTCTCTGGGtgcttcccctcccagcagcacttcATGTGTTTCAAGTTCTGCAGACCAG GATGCTGGTGTTCACAGTAAAGCATGGTATGCTGCTACCTGTGATAGGAAAATGGCAGAAGATGCATTGTACCGATCAAACAAG GATGGATCTTTTCTAATAAGGAAGAGTTCTGGGCAGGACTCACGGCAGCCATATACACTGGTTGTGTTTTACAACAGAAGAGTGTACAACATTCCTATACGATTTATTGAATCAACAAGGCAATATGCACTGGGCAGAGAAAAAAGTGGTGAAGAG CGCTTCGACAGTGTTGCTGAAATAGTAGAGAATCATCAGCGCACCTCCCTGGTTCTAATTGACAGCCAAAACAATACAAAAGACTCTacaaaactgaaatatattGTAAGAGTTTCTTAA